A portion of the Musa acuminata AAA Group cultivar baxijiao chromosome BXJ1-1, Cavendish_Baxijiao_AAA, whole genome shotgun sequence genome contains these proteins:
- the LOC135675028 gene encoding uncharacterized protein LOC135675028, with amino-acid sequence MVVYAFAACGYPDEWVHDAFFDPRLAATVLLSFRRGKRPEPESEGDEKPSTSATAADAPLPKWGRRIKRPRMMRLPRILSATRDEEMEDEAADKRKGKRRASPQSPLEGYSSASGSDGEEGASSAEKPPKAPMSPFPATPSGDGRTKVVADLRAPLISSIPVSAPIRRPASRKMTKPELQAVERTLLEERANLHKAMEVLRRAVEELRADNLKLEMHLELSKLPITTVHMALEDVQLHGSCQPTVLSSSLPGRKAFIAIPDLNDPLPDC; translated from the exons ATGGTCGTCTACGCCTTCGCCGCCTGTGGCTACCCCGACGAATGGGTGCACGACGCCTTTTTCGATCCCCGTCTCGCCGCGACCGTCCTCCTCAGCTTTCGCCGAGGCAAGCGCCCCGAGCCGGAGAGCGAGGGCGACGAGAAGCCGTCCACGTCGGCGACGGCGGCAGATGCGCCGTTGCCGAAGTGGGGAAGACGGATCAAGAGACCGCGGATGATGAGGCTCCCGCGGATCCTCTCCGCGACGCGGGACGAGGAGATGGAGGACGAAGCGGCGGACaagaggaaggggaagaggaGGGCGAGCCCGCAGTCGCCTCTGGAGGGATACAGCAGTGCGTCGGGGAGCGACGGCGAGGAGGGGGCGAGCTCGGCCGAAAAGCCCCCGAAGGCGCCGATGTCCCCCTTCCCCGCCACCCCATCGGGAGACGGTCGCACCAAG GTGGTCGCGGACCTGCGTGCGCCGTTGATTTCGTCTATCCCGGTTTCGGCGCCCATCCGACGGCCAGCATCGAGGAAAATG ACGAAACCGGAGCTGCAGGCGGTAGAGAGGACTCTGCTGGAGGAGCGGGCGAATCTTCACAAG GCCATGGAGGTTTTGCGGAGGGCTGTGGAGGAGCTGCGGGCTGATAACCTCAAGCTGGAG ATGCATTTGGAGTTGTCGAAGTTACCAATTACTACTGTTCACATGGCTCTTGAGGATGTTCAATTACATGGATCATGTCAACCCACCGTTCTATCTTCTTCACTACCTGGGCGCAAAGCTTTTATTGCAATACCAGATCTCAATGATCCCCTACCAGATTGTTGA
- the LOC103981688 gene encoding nicotinamide/nicotinic acid mononucleotide adenylyltransferase isoform X2, which translates to MDSGFVDVPLPMDKISLSSVQESTGRIGIPERNQMFVVLLSAGSFNPPTYMHLRLFELAKDALEAQGYIVIGGYMSPANDAYRKQDLLPSIHRVHLCELACRTSSFVMVDPWEAKQNSYQRTLTVLSRIQSSLCHSGLNRKESLKVMLLCGSDVLESFVTPGVWILDQVRTICQDFGIVCIRREGKDIEKIISTDEILQENKNNIFSVDEIVPNQISSTRVRDCIRRGLSVKYLTPDEVIDYIKDQKLYVS; encoded by the exons ATGGATTCGGGTTTCGTCGATGTTCCTCTTCCCATGGATAAGATTTCCCTGAGCAGCGTTCAAGAATCCACCGGCCGGATTGGTATTCCGGAAAG GAATCAGATGTTTGTTGTTTTGTTATCAGCAGGAAGCTTCAATCCTCCAACTTATATGCACTTGCGCTTGTTTG AGTTGGCAAAAGATGCATTGGAAGCACAAGGCTACATTGTCATAGGAGGCTATATGTCACCTGCTAATGATGCATACAGGAAACAG GATCTTTTGCCATCCATACATCGAGTTCATTTGTGTGAATTAGCATGCAGaacttcatcctttgtcatggtaGACCCATGGGAG GCAAAACAAAACAGCTATCAGCGTACTCTTACTGTGTTGTCAAGGATACAAAGTTCCTTATGTCACAGTGGTTTGAATAGAAAAG AATCTCTCAAGGTAATGCTTTTATGTGGCTCTGATGTACTAGAATCTTTTGTGACTCCTGGAGTCTGGATACTTGATCAG GTCAGGACAATTTGTCAGGACTTTGGTATTGTTTGTATACGCAGAGAAGGGAAGGATATTGAGAAGATAATATCAACTGATGAGATATTGCAGGAAAATAAG AATAATATCTTCTCGGTGGATGAAATTGTACCAAACCAGATCAGCTCAACAAGAGTGAG GGATTGCATTAGAAGAGGGCTCTCTGTTAAGTATCTCACTCCTGATGAGGTCATTGATTACATCAAAGATCAAAAGCTCTACGTAAGTTGA
- the LOC103981688 gene encoding nicotinamide/nicotinic acid mononucleotide adenylyltransferase isoform X1: MDSGFVDVPLPMDKISLSSVQESTGRIGIPERNQMFVVLLSAGSFNPPTYMHLRLFELAKDALEAQGYIVIGGYMSPANDAYRKQAKQNSYQRTLTVLSRIQSSLCHSGLNRKESLKVMLLCGSDVLESFVTPGVWILDQVRTICQDFGIVCIRREGKDIEKIISTDEILQENKNNIFSVDEIVPNQISSTRVRDCIRRGLSVKYLTPDEVIDYIKDQKLYVS; the protein is encoded by the exons ATGGATTCGGGTTTCGTCGATGTTCCTCTTCCCATGGATAAGATTTCCCTGAGCAGCGTTCAAGAATCCACCGGCCGGATTGGTATTCCGGAAAG GAATCAGATGTTTGTTGTTTTGTTATCAGCAGGAAGCTTCAATCCTCCAACTTATATGCACTTGCGCTTGTTTG AGTTGGCAAAAGATGCATTGGAAGCACAAGGCTACATTGTCATAGGAGGCTATATGTCACCTGCTAATGATGCATACAGGAAACAG GCAAAACAAAACAGCTATCAGCGTACTCTTACTGTGTTGTCAAGGATACAAAGTTCCTTATGTCACAGTGGTTTGAATAGAAAAG AATCTCTCAAGGTAATGCTTTTATGTGGCTCTGATGTACTAGAATCTTTTGTGACTCCTGGAGTCTGGATACTTGATCAG GTCAGGACAATTTGTCAGGACTTTGGTATTGTTTGTATACGCAGAGAAGGGAAGGATATTGAGAAGATAATATCAACTGATGAGATATTGCAGGAAAATAAG AATAATATCTTCTCGGTGGATGAAATTGTACCAAACCAGATCAGCTCAACAAGAGTGAG GGATTGCATTAGAAGAGGGCTCTCTGTTAAGTATCTCACTCCTGATGAGGTCATTGATTACATCAAAGATCAAAAGCTCTACGTAAGTTGA
- the LOC135587733 gene encoding probable CCR4-associated factor 1 homolog 7, which translates to MSKEKVENGDVEIRDVWARNLESEIYVIRNIVGDFPFIAMDTEFPGVVVHDTGAFQELVDANYQYVRANVDRLHLLQLGLTFFNAAGSLPASPDSGRPVVWQFNFREFDVGRDPSSAHSVKFLEKTGMDFKKNQEEGVDAKLFAELFIPSGTVLDDSVYWVAFQSAFDFAYLLKILTCKPLPETREGFFEILQKFFPLLYDIKRVIHLNDNFHGGLNSLATLLGIDRVGIAHHAGSDSFVTAQVFLKLRGHPVVGSMENYVGLVFGLDAETAQIFSKKS; encoded by the coding sequence ATGTCGAAAGAGAAAGTGGAGAACGGCGACGTCGAGATCCGCGATGTGTGGGCCAGAAACCTCGAATCTGAGATCTACGTGATCCGCAACATCGTCGGCGACTTCCCTTTCATCGCCATGGACACCGAGTTCCCCGGCGTCGTCGTCCACGACACCGGGGCCTTCCAGGAACTCGTCGACGCCAACTACCAGTACGTCCGCGCCAACGTCGACCGCCTCCACCTCCTCCAGCTCGGCCTCACCTTCTTCAACGCCGCGGGCAGCCTCCCCGCCTCCCCCGACTCCGGCCGCCCCGTCGTCTGGCAGTTCAACTTCCGGGAGTTCGATGTCGGCCGCGACCCCTCCTCCGCCCATTCCGTAAAATTCCTCGAGAAAACCGGGATGGACTTCAAGAAGAACCAGGAGGAAGGTGTGGACGCGAAGTTGTTCGCGGAGCTCTTCATCCCCTCCGGCACCGTTCTCGACGACTCCGTCTACTGGGTAGCTTTCCAAAGCGCCTTTGACTTCGCGTACCTGCTAAAGATCCTCACTTGTAAGCCGTTGCCGGAGACTCGGGAAGGGTTCTTCGAAATCCTCCAAAAGTTCTTCCCCCTCTTGTACGACATCAAGCGCGTGATCCATTTGAATGACAATTTCCACGGAGGCCTCAACTCGCTAGCTACCTTGTTGGGGATCGACAGGGTCGGGATCGCCCACCATGCCGGCTCCGATAGCTTCGTCACGGCTCAGGTCTTCCTCAAGCTGCGGGGCCACCCCGTTGTTGGGTCCATGGAGAATTATGTCGGCTTGGTGTTTGGTTTGGATGCGGAGACtgcacagatttttagcaagaagtcatga
- the LOC135582770 gene encoding protein POLAR LOCALIZATION DURING ASYMMETRIC DIVISION AND REDISTRIBUTION-like isoform X1 yields the protein MGPAIDGDSGTMVESSRRHGKGSRSPTSGAGAAASSDAPPPERETGKMRIVDFLHEPHEGDDVPGDFGSPQRGDLFSIDSSGSPPRKFLPRWRLFPFRKPSLCSRGGETRPGSGHTVPSPHKKMKGRERGAEQEEDAKEKSKMAEGIDGRDCVRSLDPPAGPRKPEDVSFNLGMGIGMALALSRWSTEFNKMTELRVQMEMLLKEIKEEIPKKDTGFGIIRSNHNFVSSLSDCSRDVSEYNPISFQNHRADFHMEEAKSTVESDRHSNNELDNENQSMDQLEAELAFELGQLQLSLGGKDSMKLSEQERMELAHEEASTSESHEPSDENHNVHCGVPASELERRLYELICSRQEERIAELESALEFTRKRLVEKEIKVSWWKDTGMLASPSLQHEEEMLSVNLCDSERERERT from the exons ATGGGCCCCGCGATTGACGGTG ACTCCGGGACCATGGTGGAGTCCTCGAGGCGGCACGGGAAGGGAAGCCGAAGCCCCACGTCCGGTGCAGGTGCCGCCGCCTCTTCTGATGCTCCTCCTCCGGAGCGGGAGACGGGGAAGATGCGGATCGTGGACTTCCTCCACGAGCCTCACGAAGGGGACGACGTACCGGGCGATTTCGGGTCTCCGCAAAGGGGAGACCTTTTCTCTATTGATTCTTCGGGTAGCCCCCCGCGGAAGTTCCTCCCTAGATGGCGGCTCTTTCCCTTCCGGAAGCCGTCGCTCTGCAGCCGCGGTGGAGAGACGAGACCGGGATCGGGCCATACGGTGCCGTCACCTCATAAGAAGATGAAGGGGAGGGAAAGAGGAGCGGAGCAGGAGGAGGATGCAAAAGAAAAGTCGAAGATGGCTGAGGGGATCGACGGAAGGGATTGCGTCCGCTCGCTGGACCCTCCCGCAG GACCTAGGAAACCTGAAGATGTATCTTTTAACCTAGGAATGGGAATAGGTATGGCTCTCGCACTGTCCAGGTGGTCCACCGAATTCAACAAAATGACAGAGCTCCGGGTTCAAATGGAAATGTTGCTCAAAGAAATTAAAGAAGAAATCCCAAAGAAAGACACTGGTTTTGGCATCATAAGATCAAACCATAATTTTGTCTCTTCATTATCGGATTGTAGCAGGGATGTCAGTGAATACAACCCTATCTCCTTCCAAAATCACAGGGCAGATTTTCATATGGAAGAGGCGAAGTCAACCGTGGAATCTGATAGGCATTCAAATAATGAGCTTGACAATGAGAACCAAAGTATGGATCAACTGGAAGCAGAGCTAGCATTCGAACTAGGGCAGTTGCAACTAAGCTTAGGAGGGAAGGATTCTATGAAACTCTCAGAACAGGAGAGAATGGAG TTAGCCCATGAAGAGGCAAGTACTTCTGAAAGCCATGAACCTTCAGATGAAAACCACAATGTTCATTGTGGTGTTCCTGCAAGCGAACTGGAGAGAAGGTTATACGAACTTATATGCTCGAGACAAGAGGAACGGATTGCAGAGTTAGAGTCTGCACTGGAATTCACCAGGAAAAGGCTCGTTGAAAAAGAAATCAAAGTTTCTTGGTGGAAGGACACAGGGATGCTTGCTTCACCTTCGCTACAACACGAAGAAGAGATGCTTTCT GTAAATTTGTGtgatagtgagagagagagagagagaacatga
- the LOC135582770 gene encoding protein POLAR LOCALIZATION DURING ASYMMETRIC DIVISION AND REDISTRIBUTION-like isoform X2, translating to MVESSRRHGKGSRSPTSGAGAAASSDAPPPERETGKMRIVDFLHEPHEGDDVPGDFGSPQRGDLFSIDSSGSPPRKFLPRWRLFPFRKPSLCSRGGETRPGSGHTVPSPHKKMKGRERGAEQEEDAKEKSKMAEGIDGRDCVRSLDPPAGPRKPEDVSFNLGMGIGMALALSRWSTEFNKMTELRVQMEMLLKEIKEEIPKKDTGFGIIRSNHNFVSSLSDCSRDVSEYNPISFQNHRADFHMEEAKSTVESDRHSNNELDNENQSMDQLEAELAFELGQLQLSLGGKDSMKLSEQERMELAHEEASTSESHEPSDENHNVHCGVPASELERRLYELICSRQEERIAELESALEFTRKRLVEKEIKVSWWKDTGMLASPSLQHEEEMLSVNLCDSERERERT from the exons ATGGTGGAGTCCTCGAGGCGGCACGGGAAGGGAAGCCGAAGCCCCACGTCCGGTGCAGGTGCCGCCGCCTCTTCTGATGCTCCTCCTCCGGAGCGGGAGACGGGGAAGATGCGGATCGTGGACTTCCTCCACGAGCCTCACGAAGGGGACGACGTACCGGGCGATTTCGGGTCTCCGCAAAGGGGAGACCTTTTCTCTATTGATTCTTCGGGTAGCCCCCCGCGGAAGTTCCTCCCTAGATGGCGGCTCTTTCCCTTCCGGAAGCCGTCGCTCTGCAGCCGCGGTGGAGAGACGAGACCGGGATCGGGCCATACGGTGCCGTCACCTCATAAGAAGATGAAGGGGAGGGAAAGAGGAGCGGAGCAGGAGGAGGATGCAAAAGAAAAGTCGAAGATGGCTGAGGGGATCGACGGAAGGGATTGCGTCCGCTCGCTGGACCCTCCCGCAG GACCTAGGAAACCTGAAGATGTATCTTTTAACCTAGGAATGGGAATAGGTATGGCTCTCGCACTGTCCAGGTGGTCCACCGAATTCAACAAAATGACAGAGCTCCGGGTTCAAATGGAAATGTTGCTCAAAGAAATTAAAGAAGAAATCCCAAAGAAAGACACTGGTTTTGGCATCATAAGATCAAACCATAATTTTGTCTCTTCATTATCGGATTGTAGCAGGGATGTCAGTGAATACAACCCTATCTCCTTCCAAAATCACAGGGCAGATTTTCATATGGAAGAGGCGAAGTCAACCGTGGAATCTGATAGGCATTCAAATAATGAGCTTGACAATGAGAACCAAAGTATGGATCAACTGGAAGCAGAGCTAGCATTCGAACTAGGGCAGTTGCAACTAAGCTTAGGAGGGAAGGATTCTATGAAACTCTCAGAACAGGAGAGAATGGAG TTAGCCCATGAAGAGGCAAGTACTTCTGAAAGCCATGAACCTTCAGATGAAAACCACAATGTTCATTGTGGTGTTCCTGCAAGCGAACTGGAGAGAAGGTTATACGAACTTATATGCTCGAGACAAGAGGAACGGATTGCAGAGTTAGAGTCTGCACTGGAATTCACCAGGAAAAGGCTCGTTGAAAAAGAAATCAAAGTTTCTTGGTGGAAGGACACAGGGATGCTTGCTTCACCTTCGCTACAACACGAAGAAGAGATGCTTTCT GTAAATTTGTGtgatagtgagagagagagagagagaacatga